The genomic window GTCTGTTTCTACCTGACTTACATCACTGCCTTCGGGCAAGTAGTATTCTAACAGAAACTGGTTGTATGGTGAGTTGGGGAAAAAATCTTTTTTCACAAACTTAAAAGACCAAAACGAAGCCACCAATAGCACCACCATTAGGATGGCCATCATGCTTTTGTGCAACAACGAAAATCGTATCACCTTATCAAACCATCTATAAAAAACACCTTGGTTTGTTTCTATCTCACCCGATTTACTTTTTTTCTGTCGCCCTTTACGATAAAAAAACTGCGCCATAAATGGGGTTTGTATCAAGGCCAATATCCAACTTAAAAACAAGGATATGGCGAGCACATAAAACAAAGGTCTTAAAAACTCACCAGCCGCCGTTGAGTTAAAGGCCAATGGAAGAAAAGCCAGAATGGCCACCAAGGTGGCACCCAATAAGGGCATAGCCGATTTTTTAGCCGTAGCCACAAAAGCTTTCTTTTGCTTTATTCCTTTTTGCAGATCAACCAATATGCCATCAACTACCACAATGGAGTTATCGACCAACATACCCATGGCAATAATAATAGCTGCCAGGGATACACGGTGCAGTTCAATACCTGTGGCACCCATTACAATAAAAGTGGTAAGAATGGTAAACACCAGTCCACTAGCTATCAGCAGGCCGGCTCTGAAGCCCATAGCCAGCAAAAGCACTACTACCACAATAAGCACCGACTCTATCAGGTTGATCATAAAATCATTGATTGCATCATCCACATTTTTATGCTGAAAATACACCGGATGAATTTCGATGCCTACGGGCAAGGATTCCTCTATTTTTTGCAAACGCTCCTCCACTCTTTCACCCAACTCAATCACGTTACCGCCTGCCTCCATCGAGAGCGCCAGGCTAATCGCAGGAAATCCATTGTACTTTAGGCGCTCGGTTACGGGATCGTAAAAATCTCTTGTTACTCTGGCGATCTGTCCCAAACGGTAACGCCCACCATTACTAAGCTTAACTTCAAAGTTTTTTATTTCGTCGATACTTTGAAATTTGTTGCCTATGTTTACGCGTATTCGCTGACTGCCGGACACAAAACTACCGGCATCCACCGTTTGCCCCTGATCGTGAAAAGCCTGAAAAATCATCATTGGATTAACACCCAGGGTGGCAAAATATTCGTTATTGAAACTTATATTTACTACCTCTCGCTGCTTACCGAATGTTTCTATACGCTTTACACCATTAATATCTAACAATTCTTTGCTGATATCGTCCACATAGTTCTGGAAATCGTAATAATCATGACCATCGTTAGAGATAGCCATAAATATACCACTCACATCGCCAAAGTCATCGTTAATATTAGGTGCTCCTGCACCGCTGGGAAGCCCACCCTTGGCATCGTTTACTTTACGTCGCAGGTGATCCCATAGCTGGGGTAATTGGGAACTGGGCACACCCGATTCGATGGTTATTTGTATCTCGGACAAACCGGGCATGGATCGTGACTCAATATGATCGATGTGTTCGAGGCGCTGAATAGCCTTTTCGAGAATGTCGGTAACTTCTTTCTCTACTTCCTTAGCAGTGGCTCCGGGATAGGATGTAATCACCACTGCCGCCTTAACAGGTATTTCGGGATCTTCGAGCTTACCCATGGAACCAAAGGACATGATGCCTCCCACCACAAGCGAAATAAAAACGAAGCTCAAAAAAGCTTTTTTTGATAATATTTTATCTAACATATTAAATAGTTAATTACGATATAAGCTGTTGTTCTAAATATGTCTACAGCTTTTTTACACTTTGATTTTCGCTTAGGCTGTGTACACCTGCGGTAACTACATATTCGTCGCCCCTTAAACCGGCCATTACGGATAGGTAACCTTTGTTTTCGAATTCCTTTATTTTAACTTCCTGGCTTAACACAACAGAATCTTCGGGATTTAGAATCCATACGTAAGCCTTGCCATTTTTATAGAAAACAGATTCTACTGGTACATTTAATGTAGGCTCTGCTACAGCCGGCATCTTTATTTTTATGGCTACCGACATGCCAGGCTTTAAGCTATTCAACTTATCATTATCTACCTGCAAACGCACATCGAACATATCGTTACCGTTTGATTTTTCGTTTACTGACAGCAACCTGGCGGGCATGTTATACATTTTGGCATTTGGAATATCGCAGCTTATCTTTTCAAATTCCGAAGCCAGGTTCACTTTGCTCTCGGGCAAACTAAAACGTACTTCGAGATGACTTACATCGAGCAGGGAGTAGATAGGTTTACCCGGTGTTACGTTCTCGGCTTTGTCAATGTGCTTGCGATAGATATAGCCATCGAAGGGTGCTTTAAGCTCGGTGTCGTCCAAAGCATTTTGAGCCGACTCGTAAGCACTTTTTGTGGATAGATAAGCGGCTTCTAAACTTTCCAGCGTGTTAATAGGGAGCTTATTTTTTTTGTATAGCTCCTTGTAACGCGCATACTCGCCCTTAGCATGTTTGTATTGCGCCGATGCCGACTGTAGTTTTATTTTATAATCGCGTGGATTGACTCTGGCAATCACCTGACCTTCTTTTACATAGTCGCCTTCGCTGGCCAATACTTCATATACATCGCCACCTACCTTAAAAGCCACGTTAACATCTCTTTTTTCCTTTAGCTGACCATGAAACACAATCTCTTTATTATCGATGCCCATATTTATTTTTTCCACCTTTACATATCTGGCTTTTGGGACCTCGGTAGGTTTTTCTGTTCCACATGCCGAAAATCCAATTCCAACTGTCAGCAGTATTATTAACGACTGCAAAATTCTTTTTGTCATGATTTTGATTTTATTTTTTTTGAATGACAAAACTACTCGCTTGTGTGTAGCTATTTTCAGAAAATTGCAGGAAGGGGCTTTATGGGTGTATGAAGCTGTGTATGGTGGGTTTAAAGCGAAAGGAAAGCTGTGTTCGGTAATCGGTAATCGGTGCCCCGGTGTTTGGTGTTCAGTATGTAGGTTTGTTTTTAAACCTCGGGGTGCGACTATAATTTTACCATTTATATTTGATTTCAAAATCATACCGATAGAGATTTAAAGGCTCTATTCTTTTACCAAAAAAAAGGAGAGTATTTATTTACAGCGGGGGAATTGGTCTATTATAGAAATGCAAGCTACAACGATTCCCCGACTTAAAAATGGAGGGATGGATGCTATGAGGTACGAATAGCAGACGGGGTGGTTGTGAAGCCTTGCCTCTGAAATCTTGCCACTGAAATAACCCACATCAAAAAATAAAGCGTATAGACCCCATCCCTGCAACTTCGTTGCAGTACTTCCCCTTTTTTTTTTACGGAAAAAGGGGAAGAGCCGCCTCCGGTGATAAAACTCTGCATTATTTTAAGGACTTATCAGCTCCAAGCCAAAAAAGAGAAAGCATTATTTGCAGCGGAGTGATTGGCGTATTATAGAAATGCAAGCTACAACGATTCCCCGCCTTAAAAAAGGCGGGGTGGATGATATTGAGGTACGAAATAGCAGACGGGGTGGTTGTGAGCCTTTCCGATAAAAGAATGCACATGTAAGCATGCATTTAACAGTTGCCCGGCAATACGGTTTTCAAATTACTTTAGCCTTTGCTCCAGGTGAAGCGTTATTGCAACTTAAGCTCGCCAAAGAATTTCGGTTGGTGGAAATCGGGCTTCGGGGTATCAATGGGCTGCCAGCTTACAAAATGCGGATACTTTGTTTCGTCGCCACACTTATAAAAGTTGCAATAAATGGTTTGCCCTTTTTCTACTTTTATCATATCAAAGGGTATCTGTGCCAGCAACCACCATTGGGCATCCACGTTTTCTTTGCCTATAATTTCCTTGCCCAGTGAAGTCTCTCTTTTTATAAGGCTTGTTTTACTTTGGCTCATCCGCACCCTATCGTCACGATGTTTGCCCACGCCGGCCAGCGCGGTTCCGATACACGAAAACTCAAAATTAAAATACTCGCCACCTTTTTCTGTCGAAATAAAAGCTTCCACACAGCTATCTTCCCAAACCGAGTCGTTATCGTTTACATAGGTAGCTCTCACATTTTTTTCATCTACATTAAAAAGGATGAAAAGATATTGACCGTTATGAGCCAGCTTAAACTTTGCTGCTGGCTTATAGCTATATTCCTTCCAGTTGAGCTGGTCAATCTTTCCCTCGAAACCACGCTCTGTAATCAAATCTCTTTTTTGCCTCGAAGTTAAATCTCCGAGTTCGGCAATAAAAGGAATGGTATTGTTTTGTGTTTTATTCATCTTTTTTCTGTTTATAGTTGACTTTGATTGCAGAATAAGCTCTGGCTAATCTGTAGGGTGAATCCTCCGTAAGTTCGGTTCTTAAAATGCCAATGACCAATTACCTCTGATGGGTAATTGGCCATTGCATTATTAGAATAAGATAAATTATCCTTCCATTGATTTTTCCAACTCCCTGGCCTGGTTTAGGAACTCCTCTACATTCATTTCCTTAAAGTAGATAAGACCATGACTGGCACGTATTCTGGAATCCTCGTTGGTATAAAAATAATCTTTACCTAAGAGGTACTGAATATTACCGAGTTGTTCAACCCAAATTTGTTGTGCCAGATCACTAAATTTACCATCCAGCTCATGACTTGGGAACGAAGCATTAACCTGACTCAGGTAACAATCGCTAAAGGATTTATCCAACACACTCATTGCATTGAGGCTTACGGGTACAATTACATTTGCTTCGGAAGGAGCAAACTTAAACCAAACGTTGCGATAGCCCCATATGCGCAGATTGCTCAAATCCTCTTCCTTTTGCCACATACGCACAGCTTCGGCAATTGCCTGTAGTACTTTGTAGTGGGTATCGGGTCCGCTACCTTCGGGGTCGAGTGCCAAGCTGATAACCGTTGGCTTTTCTTTTCTGAACTCTTCCAAAATAGGTGCTACATCCCGGCCGCGTTCCGGCTGCTCAGTAAAAATATCTCCTGTATAAAATCCTAAGCGCAAGTGACGTACATTTTTAACCTGTACTCCTGAATGTGCCCATACCAGCTCCTCCTCAAACTCGCGAACCATACCTTTAATCTTCTGAATCTTGGGTGGATTCTTTTGTCCATCGTAGCTCTCGGCAATGTTGGCCAATATCGCATTGATGGTGTTTCGCAATTCCTCTTTCGATTTAACCTGCCATATTTCTACAATGGCACGCACCACGCGGTGACTTAAACCACGATCCCTTCCTTCGGGGTTTTTGGAAGCTACATTAATTAAGAAATGATATACATCCTTGTCCCACTTAAACTTATATCCGGACTCAAAGAAATCGGGATACTCCACCATTTGAATTTTTCCCTGGTCGAGGAATTTTTTAGTGTTTTGTAGTGTTTCGGTAATAAAGTCGTTGGTAACAGCGGTAAATCCGGAAGTTAACACAGAAAATATCGACTTATTACTCTCTTCTCTTAAAATACGGTTTACATGGGGCTGAATACCCAATTGAACATCATCGTGGTGTGGCCCGGTGTGGTAAAACACTTGATTTTCTTCGGGCTTTAAGCCGGCTTGTATCTTGGCTTTTACCCTTTCCATCACCTCTTCTACAGTTTCTAAGGATAAATTAGGAATGAGGCTAGTATATGGATCTGTTTTTAAATCCGAAAGCTCCAGGTTAGGACCATACTTGTTAATGCGTCGGCATAGGTCAATGATGGATCTTTCTGTTTTCTCCATCGTCCACTCACCCTCTCTATAATAGGCATCCACGCTATCATGAAGCTTTAGGCCTGCACTCTTGGTGATATAAAACCTACTATTGGGCAGTCGTTGCAGTACGGTAGCGGGATACATAACAGCCGGTTCCTGCTCTAATGCGTTTTTAACAACCCCAGCTTTGGCCTCTCCGGCAGCAAATATCAATGCTACAGCATCTTTGTTGTGTGTAATGGTATCCAGTCCGATGGTGATAACCAATCGATTTTTAGAAACCTCAATTCCACCCAAATCGCCTGCTGCCTGAGCCTGACATTCGAAGTTTGTTTTAGTTAAGCGCGTTGTGCAAAAATGGTCGGATCCACGTGTATTAAAGGCAATGTGTCCATCAGGGCCGATACCTCCCAAGAAAAATCCTATACCCCCTTTATCTCTGATCTTACGCTCGTACTCCACACACCAATCGTCGATTAAGAAGATCGATTGCTGCTGTTCTTTTTCTTGTGGTGTTTTGGCCGAACGATAACGTAAAGAAACATCTACAATACTATCCGGAAACACCTCTGAAAAGTGCTTACCGTCTACCAGAGGAATTTCATCTGAGTTAATAAGCAAAGCACGTTTAGGATCCAGACCAAAACCTTTGATATAATACTCATTTACATAATGGTAAAAACTATTTTTTTGTGTTGAACTGATGGGGTAAAACTCATCTATCTGCACAAACTGAAGCTTGCTCAAATCGGGCTTGTTTTTTACCTTCAACCCGTTCTCGTCACGAATCTTTTTGCCCTCCGCATTGTCCCAGTTTTCGAGTAAAAACTGTGTCCATCGTATAAAATACTCTGGTGTTTTTCCTGTAGGCAAACTGATTACACCCTCTGGGTTTTCGGCTACCCACTCCAAAAAACGCAGCGCGGTGAACATACCCAATTTGGGAAAGTTATCCACCGGTATGTAATTAATTTTGGTGGTTGTTTTCTTCACTCCTGATTTTTGAAAAAAACTCTTTTCTACTTCTGTAAAGGCTTTGCTACTCATAACATTATCGATTTTTATTGAATTTACTATTATTTATAATACGCTATTACACAATCTTTTATCTAAGGGCTGCTTGATTATCTAGTGTATATAGATCTTTCTAACACAACTGAGATGGCCCCCAACACTCCGGCATCTTTACCCAACTCCGAAACCATAAGCCTGGTATCCTCCCTTAGTTTTGGAATACAATAAGTTAAAAGGGATTGTTTAATCGGGGTCAAGAGATATTCATTGGCTCTTGAAACGGTACCTCCTAAAATAATTAGCTCGGGGTTGAGTATTTGTAAGAGATACGAGATGCCTTTACCTAATTTTTGGCCCATATTATTTATCAGGTTTATAGCAAACTGATCGCCCTCCCGGGCAGCATTCACTATGTCCTCGGGCGATATTTGGCTTTCTGTGTCTGTTACAAAACGATGCAACACCGATTTGGCATTATTTTTCAGTTCCAAAGTAGCTTGTTTTACCATAGCCATTCCTGAGGCAATAGTTTCCAAACAACCGCATTTGCCACAAATGCACAATTCACCATCCTCCTCAATTAAAATATGACTAAATTCTCCTGCCAATCCGGAATTGCCTTTATATAGCTTTCCGTTTAAAATCATACCCATTCCTACACCCCAATCCAGTTGTATTACCAAAGCATTTTTTGAATGACTTGCCAGGCCGAGACGCCATTCGGCAAGAGCACGAGCTTTGGAGTCATTTTCGATATATACCGGCAAATTCAGCTTATCCTCGAAAGTGTGTTGCAATGATTTATCCGTTGATGATAGATAGGTAAAACTGATTCCTGAATCGGAATCCACCAATCCTGGAATATTGATACCTACACCTAATATTTTTTCTTTGCTGATACCTATTTCATGGATAACCTCGCTTGAAAAAGCACAAATATCATCAATCAGTCCCAGATCGTTACCCAATTTAATTTTACGTGTTTTTGTTCCGGAGATATTTTGCAATTCGTTATTGTAAAGAGCAACAGAAACGCGCTTTCGTCCTAAATCGATACCAAGAAGATAAACAGAGTTTTTTACCAATCCGTAAATATTAGGGCGCCTGCCACCAATTGATTCACCCTTGCCTCTCGACTCTACAAGTTTTTCTTCGATAAGCTCATTGATATAACTATGTGTGGTAGGCGAACTCAAATTAAAAGCTTGGGCAATGTCAGTTCCACTGAGCGAACCGTGACGATACAAATATTTAATGATTCTCTTTTTTGTGAGAAATTTCTTTTTATCAATTCCAGTCAAATTATTTTGAACCTTAGAATTCCAGTAGATCATTTGTAAAGTATCATTGTTTTGGAAATACAAGTTTACGGCGTTTTTTTTATATCTGCAAATTCTTTTGTAATTTTTTACAAAAGTAGCTGTGGTAAGCCCATTTTTCTACCTTATGCAAAAATAAGTCGAATATTTTTAAAGAATTACAGCATTTCATGCACCATAAATGAACCATAAAATTATCACCGAAAAAGGCAGTAGATTAACTCAAGAACAATATCCCTATATACAACATACTATAATACAACATACTATAATTGCAGCTTAGCCTGTTAATTATATTTTAATGGCTCTTAACATTTCGCGTTTCCCGGGTGGTCCGGGCATACGTTCCACTTTAAAACCAACATCCTGCATCGTACGCCGCACAATTCCTTTGGCACAATAGGTAGTCAGTACACCTCCCGGCAGTAAAGCATTGTACGCCTTCTGAAACACCGCGCTACTCCATAGCTTGGGTTGTATGTCAGGAGCAAAAGCATCGAAGTAGATTATATGATACTTATTTTCTGGTTTATATTTTGTAAAGTCGCACTGCTGCTTGGTAAGGAAAAAGCGCGAGTCAAGCGCATTTTCTCTTCCCCAAGGCACCTGGTGTATTTTTTTAAACAGCGCTTTAAATTGTCCATCAAACAAAGCTCCATAATTCAATTGTTTTATAGTTTCCATATCCAGCGGATATTTTTCCAACGTACAATAGTGCACCTCCATTTCACCGCTGTTTACAGCACTCAAAAACGCATTTAACCCGGTACCAAAGCCAAACTCCAAAATATTTACCTGATTTGTTTGAACATGTTTTAAGCCGGCCTGAATAAACACATGCATCGCTTCGTTTACCGCTCCATTAACAGAATGGTAATGCTCGTTTAGTGCGGGCACATACAAAGTATGCGAACCATCCTTTGATAATTTAATCTCAATTTTAGTCATCAGTTAAATATTATCATCTTTTATTGATAGTTTTGAATGGAAAATTACATTAAATAAATAAGAATCAATGCGCATGATACATTCATGTGAAAGAGCGGATGTTAAACAACTTAGCTACAATATAATGATTTCGGGAGAGGGAAAAGAGGTGCAGCGAAAGATTATTCACATCGATATGGATGCGTTTTTTGCTTCCGTAGAACAACGCGACTTCCCACAGCTCAAGGGCAAGCCAGTAGTAGTGGGTAGCGCCTCACAACGTGGAGTGATAGCTGCTGCCAGCTACGAGGCACGGAAATACGGGATATATTCGGCCATGCCATCGCGCACGGCACTAAAAAAATGTCCGCATTTAATTTTCCAGCCACATCGTTTTGATGTATACAAATCCGTATCGGCACAGGTAATGGATATATTGCATGACTATACCGACAAGGTAGAACCTTTGAGCATAGATGAAGCTTTTTTAGATGTGAGCACCAACAAAAAAAATTACAGGTCGGCTACCCTTATTGCACGCGAAATACAGCAGCGCATCGAAGATGAAACGAAATTAACAGCATCGGCTGGCATCAGCGTAAACAAGTTTTTGGCTAAAATTGCCTCCGGTAAAAACAAACCAAACGGCTTATTTGTGATTAAACCAGATCAGGTACTGCCTTTTATAGAGCAATTACCTGTTAAAGAATTTTACGGTGTAGGCAAAAAGACCTCCGAAAAAATGAACCACCTGGGTATTTTCAGTGGCAAAGATATGCAGGCCTGGAGTCTGAACGGATTGGTTAAGCACTTTGGAAAAGCAGGTCGTTTTTTTTATTCCATCTGCAGAGGCCAGGACGACAGACCTGTTGTAGCCAACCGCACGCGCAAATCAGTGGGTATAGAAAACACGTATGGCGAAAATTTAACCACTTTAAGGGAAAGAACAGACCAACTGAACGTTCTGATCAATGGTTTGTGGCGGCGTACTATCCGTACACAAATGTACGGAAGAACAGTTACCTTAAAAATAAAGTTTAATGATTTTAAACAGCATACGTATAGCAAAACCACAGTACAAAAAATAGAAACACCCGATACACTTTCAGAAATTGCGCATGCATTACTTAATCAGGTAGTGTTTGACCGAAGCGTACGACTGATGGGCTTAAGTATTTCAAATTTAGATGACGGCAAGCACGAGAATATGCCGGTACAACTAACCCTGGATTTTGATTAAGGTAGTTTAAAATGGAAATAACTATCCCCCTGATTGTTACCCTTATTTCCCGAAAACATCCCCTGCTTGCAGCTGACAAGTTGCTCGCCACAAACAGGGGGAACATATTTTTAACGCAAACTATTGTACTCTATGCTCAATAATTATTTCAATTCTTGAATCTTGGTAAGCAATTCCATTGTCTTATTCATCAAGTCAGCACGAAGTTTCGAATAGTATCGCTTTACCAGCTTGGGGTTATCCTTACCGTCGGGATGGTTTGCCCTGGCCACAAATTCGTTTCGCATTTCAATTGCTTCACCCAAAATAGGAGAAACATCTTCATCTTTAATATTATCTATCAAAGTAAGTTTCATTAAACCTTGCGTAACTACTTCGGAGGCTAAATAATTAATGTCTTTTTTTAATTCTCTAATACTTGCCATCTTATCTGTTTTTTTTAAATATTACCGCAAGATACGTCATATTTTCTACGCTGCAAACAATGCAAATAAGGTAAGTAAAACAAGCATTGTAAATTTCGATTATACCTATAGATTTACAATGAAGTTTCATCCTACAATTAAGCAGGTTTGTAAAATTTTACCGCTGCTTTTCCGTTATAATTATTTTAAGCCATACGAATTAATTAATTTCGTATTTTAATAAAAATATTCCTAAAGTTTAAAAAAATAAATCTACACATACACCACTGCACGTATTTACTAATTCGCAGTTATGGGATTGATTTTTTGAGGAGATAAAACAGCTAAACATGAAAAAAATTTATCATTTATCCACTTGTTCCACCTGCAGGAGGATTATTAAAGAGGTTGGTCCTGATAGCAGTTTTATTTTACAAGATTTAAAAACAGAGGCCATTAGTGCAGAACAATTGGATTTTATAAGAGAACGCACCGGAAGCTATGCAAGTGTTTTCAACAAACAGGCCCGCAAATACCGCGAAATGGAACTCTATATACAAGAGCTAAGTGAGGATAGAATACGCGAACTTATTTTGGCAGAATATACTTTTTTAAAGCGTCCCCTATTTATTATTGGAAATACAGTATTTGTTGGCAATAGTCGCAAAGTGATTAATGAAATTAACAATTTTATGCGTGTACACTTGAGCAGCAATAAGAAGGATAAGGCTGGCCTAAAATAATGGCAGCGATTTGTTATAATCCTGATTCATCCACCTGCCCAAATTATTAGAGCCAAAACACTTCCGAATTTTTGCAAACGTAACGAGTTACTACAATTCAGCATGCCAACGGAAGTGATTATTCTGCCCGGGGAAGCAACCTTTTTCATATTCCCGCATCATATCCAAGTAATTTTTTAAACTTAATTGCTATGACAACTCAATTCGTTACGTACTTATGTTTGCTTGCATTATCGTTTACGGCTTGCGACAAAAACAACCACACACCCGAAAATAATCCCTACAAGCCCATAGCCCTGGATTTAAAATCCGCGTCGCTGGTAGAATCATCCAATACTTTTGGTGCAAATTTATTTAAGGAGATACTGGAAGATGAAGGTGAAAATGAAAATATTTTAATTTCGCCGTTGAGCATTTTCCAGGCACTTAGCATGACACGCAATGGAGCCAATGGACTCACCAGAGATGAAATGACTGCAGTGCTGGCCTTTGATGAATCGCAAGATGACGATTTAAATGTGTATCAGAAAAAACTGATGGATGCGCTTAAAAAGGCAGATAATAAACTGACCTTAGACATTGCCAATAGTATTTGGTACAGAAACGACGAAACGGTAGAACTTCCTTTTATCCAAGTAAATCAGGATTATTTTAATGCCGAGGTCAGCGCCCTTGATTTTTCGGATGCCGAAGGTGCTAAACGCACCATTAATAATTGGGTGGATAAAC from Saccharicrinis carchari includes these protein-coding regions:
- a CDS encoding arsenate reductase family protein codes for the protein MKKIYHLSTCSTCRRIIKEVGPDSSFILQDLKTEAISAEQLDFIRERTGSYASVFNKQARKYREMELYIQELSEDRIRELILAEYTFLKRPLFIIGNTVFVGNSRKVINEINNFMRVHLSSNKKDKAGLK